The DNA region GCACGAAGGGCCTGTTGGGCACCAAGCTCGGCATGACCCAGGTGTTCGACGAGAACAACCGCGTCGTCCCGGTGACCGTGGTCCAGGCCGGACCCAACGTCATCACCCAGATCCGCACCGCGGAGCGCGACGGCTACACCGCCGTCCAGCTCGCCTACGGGGCCATCGACCCCCGCAAGGTCAACAAGCCGGTGACCGGACAGTTCGCCAAGGCCGGTGTCACGCCGCGCCGCCACGTCGCGGAGATCCGCGTCGCGGACACCAGCGAGTTCGAGGTCGGCCAGGAGCTGACCGCCGAGCTCTTCGCCGAGGGCGCGCTGGTCGACGTGACCGGCACCTCCAAGGGCAAGGGCTTCGCCGGCGTCATGAAGCGCCACGGCTTCGCCGGTCTGGGCGCCAGCCACGGTGCCCACCGCGTGCACCGCGCACCCGGCTCGATCGGTGGCTGTGCCACCCCGGGTCGCGTGTTCAAGGGCATGCGCATGGCCGGCCGCATGGGTAACGACAAGGTGACCACGCAGAACCTCACCGTCCACAAGGTGGACACCGAGGCCGGTCTGCTGTTGATCAAGGGCGCGATCCCCGGCCGCAAGGGCGGCATCGTGGTCGTGCGCGACGCAGTGAAGGGTGGTGCGACCAAGTGAGCACCGAGACGAAGACCAACTTGAAGTTGGACGTCAAGACCACCGATGGCAAGACCGACGGAACCGTCGAGCTGCCCGCGGAGATCTTCGACGCCCCGGCCAACATCGCGCTCCTGCACCAGGTCGTCGTGGCCCAGCAGGCCGCGGCCCGCCAGGGCACGCACGCGACCAAGACCCGCGGCGAGGTCCGCGGCGGTGGCGCCAAGCCGTACCGCCAGAAGGGCACCGGCCGTGCACGTCAGGGCTCGACCCGTGCGCCGCAGTTCACCGGTGGTGGCACCGTCCACGGCCCGCAGCCGCGCGACTACAGCCAGCGCACCCCCAAGAAGATGAAGGCCGCCGCCCTGCGCGGAGCCCTCTCCGACCGGGCGCGCAACGACCGCATCCACGTCGTCACCGAGCTGGTTGCCGGGCAGACCCCGTCGACCAAGTCGGCGCGCAAGTTCCTGGAGCTGCTCAGCGACCGTCGCAACTTCCTCGTCGTGCTCTCGCGCGAGGACGAGGCGGCTTGGCGCAGTGTGGCCAACCTCGGCAACGTCAACCCGATCGCGCCGGACCAGCTGAACACCTACGACGTTCTGTACTCCGACGATGTCGTGTTCACCGTCGAGACGCTGAACGCCTTCATCGAGGGCAATCAGAGCAAGAAAGAGGAGGCCTAGGTATGGCTACGCACGCTGATCCGCGTGACATCATCCTGGCGCCGGTGATCTCGGAGAAGGCCTACGGGCTGATCGAGGACAACGTCTACACGTTCATCGTGGCGCCGTCGTCGAACAAGACCGAGATCAAGATCGCGGTCGAGAAGATCTTCGACGTGAAGGTGGCGAGCGTCAACACCGCCAACCGCCAGGGCAAGCGCAAGCGCTCCCGCGGTGGTTTCGGGCAGCGTCGCTCGACCAAGCGCGCGATTGTGACCCTGGCCGAAGGCAGCAAGCCGATCGAGATCTTCGGGAACCCGGGCGCGTAAGCGCCGGCACCGGAGACGAGTAGAGGACTTTGACTCATGGCAATTCGTAAGTACAAGCCGACGACCCCGGGTCGTCGCGGTGCGAGCGGTTCGGACTTCTCGGAGATCACCCGTGATCACCCGGAGAAGTCGCTGGTCCGCCCGCTGCACGGCCGTGGCGGCCGCAACGCGCACGGACGCATCACCACCCGTCACAAGGGTGGCGGGCACAAGCGCGCCTACCGCGTCATCGACTTCCGTCGTAACGACAAGGACGGCATCAACGCCAAGGTCGCTCACATCGAGTACGACCCCAACCGCACCGCGCGCATCGCGCTGCTGCACTTCTTCGACGGCGAGAAGCGATACATCATCGCGCCGAAGGGGCTGTCGCAGGGCGACATCGTCGAGACCGGCCCCAACGCCGACATCAAGCCGGGCAACAACCTGCCGCTGCGCAACATCCCGACCGGTACGGTCATCCACGCGGTGGAGCTCCGTCCGGGTGGCGGTGCCAAGATGGCCCGCAGCGCCGGCGCGTCGATCCAGCTCCTCGGCAAGGAGGGCACGTACGCGACCCTCCGCATGCCGTCGGGTGAAATCCGCCGCGTCGACGTGCGCTGCCGCGCCTCCGTCGGCGAGGTCGGCAACGCCGAGCAGAGCAACATCAACTGGGGCAAGGCCGGCCGCATGCGGTGGAAGGGCAAGCGCCCGACCGTCCGCGGTGTGGTCATGAACCCGGTCGACCACCCGCACGGTGGTGGCGAGGGCAAGACCTCCGGTGGTCGCCACCCGGTCAGCCCGTGGGGCAAGCCCGAGGGCCGCACCCGCAAGAACAAGCCGAGCGACAAGCTCATCGTCCGACGCCGCCGCACCGGCAAGAACAAGCGATAAACAGGAGGGAGTTAGAGAATGCCACGCAGCCTCAAGAAGGGCCCGTTCGTCGACGACCACCTCCTCGCGAAGGTGGACGCTCAGAACGAAAAGGGCACCAAGCAGGTCATCAAGACCTGGTCGCGCCGCTCGACCATCATCCCCGACTTCATCGGTCACACCTTCGCCGTCCACGACGGTCGCAAGCACGTGCCGGTGTTCGTCTCGGACAACATGGTCGGCCACAAGCTGGGCGAGTTCGCCCCGACCCGTACGTTCAAAGGTCACATCAAGGATGACCGGAAAGCGAAGCGCCGGTAATCATGAGTACTAAGACTGACAACCCGCAGGCCCGGGCCACCGCCCGGTTCGTGCGCACGACGCCGATGAAGGCCCGTCGCGTGCTCGCGCTGGTTCGCGGCAAGAAGGTCGACGAGGCGCTGGACATCCTGCGCTTCGCGCCCCAGGCCGCGAGCGAGCCGGTGTACAAGGTTCTCCAGTCGGCCATCGCCAACGCGGAGAACAACCTGGATCTGGATCGCCGGACCCTGGTCGTCGCCGAGGCGTTCGCCGATGAGGGCCCGACCATGAAGCGGTTCCAGCCGCGTGCCCAGGGCCGTGCGTTCCGCATCCGCAAGCGCACCAGCCACATCACCGTGATCGTCGAGAGCGTCGCCGACGCGTCGGCCGAGCGGGGCCGCGGCCGGTCGCGCCAGGCTAAGAAGGGAGCCCAGTAGTGGGTCAGAAAATCAACCCGCACGGCTTCCGTCTGGGCATCACCACGGACTGGAGTTCGCGGTGGTACGCCGACAAGCAGTACGCGGACTACGTGAAAGAGGATGTCGCCATCCGCAAGCTCCTCTCGCAGGGGCTGGAGCGCGCCGGCATCGCCAAGGTGGAGATCGAGCGCACGCGTGACCGCGTCCGCGTCGACATCCACACCGCGCGACCGGGCATCGTCATCGGCCGGCGTGGCGCCGAGGCCGACCGCATCCGCGGCGACCTGGAGAAGCTCACCGGTAAGCAGGTGCAGCTGAACATCCTCGAGGTCAAGAACGCCGAGTCGTCGGCGCAGCTGGTGGCCCAGGGCATCGCCGAGCAGTTGAGTAACCGTGTGGCGTTCCGCCGCGCGATGCGCAAGGCGATCCAGTCGGCCATGCGGCAGCCGAACGTCAAGGGAATCCGGGTCCAGTGCTCGGGTCGTCTGGGCGGGGCCGAGATGAGCCGCAGCGAGTTCTACCGCGAGGGCCGCGTGCCCCTGCACACGCTGCGCGCCGACATCGACTACGGCCTGTACGAGGCCAAGACCACCTTCGGCCGTATCGGCGTGAAGGTCTGGATTTACAAGGGCGACGTCGTCGGTGGCCGCCGCGAGCAGGCAGCTGTTGCCGCTCCCGCCGGTGACGACCGTCGTTCGCGCCGCCCCAGCCGTCCGCGTCGCAGTGGTGCCTCGGGCACCACGGCGACCAGCACCGAGGCAGGTCGTGCGGCTGACGCCGCCGCCGACACCGGTGCGGTGGCGGTCGAGGCTGCGCCCGCGACCGAGCCTGCGTCCGCGCAGGAGAACCAGGAGAGCTAGCCATGTTGATCCCACGTCGGGTTAAACACCGCAAGCAGCACCACCCCAGCCTGAAGGGCCGGGCGTCCGGTGGCACCAAGGTGACCTTCGGTGACTACGGCATCCAGGCGCTCGAGGGTGCCTACATCACCAACCGGCAGATCGAGTCCGCTCGTATCGCCATCAACCGGCACATCAAGCGTGGCGGCAAGGTGTGGATCAACATCTTCCCGGACCGTCCGCTGACGAAGAAGCCCGCCGAGACCCGCATGGGTTCCGGCAAGGGTTCGCCGGAGTGGTGGGTGGCCCCGGTGAAGCCGGGCCGCGTGCTGTTCGAGATGACCTACCCCAACGAGGAGATTGCTCGCGAGGCCCTGCGCCGCGCGCAGCACAAGCTCCCGATCAAGACCCGGATCGTGACGCGAGAGGAGCGCTTCTGATGGCACTGGGAGTTGCTGCTACAGAGCTGCGCGAGCTCGGCGACGACGAGTTGATCGCTCGCCTGAAGGAATCGAAGGAAGAGCTGTTCAACCTTCGCTTCCAGACGGCGACCGGTTCGCTGGACAACAACCGGCGGCTGCGCGTCGTGCGTCGCGAGATCGCCCGTATCTACACCGTGATGCGCGAGCGCGAGCTCGGCCTCGCGGGTGGGCCGGAGGCTGACGCATGAGTGAGGACAAGAACGTGAGCACGACCGAGGAGACCCGTGGCCGCCGCAAGGAGCGGATCGGCTATGTGGTCAGCGACAAGATGCAGAAGACGATCGTCGTCGAGCTGGAGGATCGCAAGAGCCACCCGCTGTACGGCAAGATCATCCGCACCACCAGCAAGGTGAAGGCCCACGACGAGAATGGCGACGCCGGCATTGGCGACCGCGTTCTCCTCATGGAGACCCGCCCGACCAGCGCCACCAAGCGCTGGCGCCTGGTGGAGGTGCTGGAGAAGGCCAAGTAATCGGCCCCTCCGGCTCCGCCGAGACCACGACGGCCCGCTTCCCGACAGGGAGGCGGGCCGTCGTCGGTCGGGTCCGACAACGCCGCGTGCCGCGACGGGTCTAGCGGGTGCGGTCGCCGGCGGCGAGCAGGGCGCTGGGCAGCTCATGCCCGACGACCCGCCGGGCGACGCGGGCGGCCTCGATCGCCCGGTCGACGTCGACGTCGACGTCGATCCCGCTGTCGCGCAACAGGTAGACGAGGTCTTCGGTGGCGATGTTGCCGGTGGCGCCCGGTGCGAACGGGCAGCCGCCCAGCCCGCCGGCCGACGAGTCCAGCCGGGTCACGCCCGCCTCGACGGCGGCATAGGCGCTGGCCAGCCCGGCGCCGCGGGTGTTGTGGAAGTGGCAGCTCAGCGGTAGGTCGCCGATCAGCGGACGGATCCGGTCCAGCACCGTGGTCACGCGCGCGGGCACGGCGGTCCCGATGGTGTCGGCGACCATGATCCGGTCGACGCCGGCGGCGACGGCCGCGTCGACCACCGAGCGCACCCGATCGACCGGGGTGGGGCCGTCGAAGGGGCAGTCCCACACGGTGGCGACGGCGATTTCGACCGTCGCCCCGCCGTCGGCCGCAATCGACACGATCTCCGGGATGAGGCCGACCGCCTCGGCAGTGCCACGGCCGACGTTGGCGCGGCTGAACCCGTCGGACGCCGCCACGACGTACTCGATGGAATCGATCCCGGCCGCCACGGCCCGCTTGGCCCCGTTGGGACTGGCGACCAGGGCGGAGAACGCGACCCCGGGGTAGCGGGCCAGCTCGGCGGCGAGGTCGGGGGCGTCGGCGAGCGCCGGCACCTTGGTCGGGGACACGAAAGCGGTCGCCTCGACCTCGGTGACGCCGGTGGCGACGATCGCCTCGAGCAGGGCGAGCTTCGCGTCGAGGGGGATCGGTACCTCGATCTGCAAGCCGTCGCGCATCGCGACGTCGCGGATGGTCACATGCGTCATAGGATTCCCCTGTCGCGCAGTTCGGCGATCTTCTCGTCGGGGTAGCCGAGCAACTCGCCGAACACCTGCGCGTTGTCCTGGCCCGGCCGCGCAGGGCCGGCGCGGCGGATCGATCCCGGTGTCTCGGAGAGTTTCGGGACGATCCCCGGTCCCTTCACCGCCCGTCCGATCCGTTCGTCGTAGTGATCGACGATCATGTCGCGCGCCAGCAACTGGGGGTCGCGCACCACCTGGGCGACGGTGTTGATCGGCCCGCACACCACGCCGGCCTCGGTCAACCGGTCGGTGATCTCGCCGGGGGAGAGCTGCGCCGCCCACGCGCCGATGATCGCGTCGAGTTCGTCTTGGTGGGCACCCCGGGCGTTGTGGTCGGCGTAGTCGGGGTCGTGTGCCAGTTCGGGGCGGCCCATCGCCGCGCACAGCCGTGCGAACACGGTGTCCTGGTTGGCGGCGATGACCAGCCAGGTGCCGTCGGAGGCCTGGTAGATGTTGGACGGTGCGAGCCCGTCGAGTCGGGTGCCCGACGGTCCGCGGACGACACCGCCGACGTCGTAGTCGGGGATGGTGGACTCTTGGACGGCCAGGCAGGCCTCGATCAGGGCGGCGTCGACGACCTGCCCGCGGCCGGTGACGGTGCGCCGGTACAGCGCCGCCAACGCCCCCTGTGCGGCGAACATGCCCGCCAGGCTGTCGCCGAGCGAGATCGCCAATCGCGGCGGCGGCCCGCCGGGGAAGCCGTTCATGTGGCGCAACCCGCTGGCCGCCTCGGCGACCGACGCATAGCCCGCCTTGCCCGCGTCGGGTCCGGTCTGCCCGTAGCCGGACACCCGGACCAGGATGATGCCGGGGTTGGCCGCCGACAGCACCTCGTAGCCCAAGCCCCACTTCTCCAACGTGCCCGGCCGGAAGTTCTCGACGATGATGTCCGAGCGCCCGACCAGGTCCAGGAAGACCTCCCGGCCCTCGGGCCGGCGCAGGTCGAGCGTCACCGCGGACTTGTTGCGGGCGTGGACGGTCCACAGCAGACGGTGCCCGTCCACGTCGACCTGGCCCCACCCCCGGATCGGGTCGGGGTGTCCGGGCGGCTCGATCTTGATCACCTCGGCACCCATGTCGCCGAGCAGTCGACCGGCGAACGGGCCGGAGATCAGCGTGCCGATTTCGAGTACGCGGATCCCGTCGAGGGCGCCGGTCACCACGCCACCATCTTCATCGATGTCACAGTCGACGATTATCCCTTGCCGGGCGTGCCGGCGGCCACGGACCGCGCGCTAGAGCTGGTCGCCGGTCCCGGTGGACTGGTGGTTGAGCGCTGCGGCCTTCGCCGAGATCCAGTCGACGTAGGCCAAGCCGATCGCCGACGCGATGAACGCCATGTGGATCAGGGTCTGCCACATCAGCTTGTCGGCGCCGTTGGGTTGGTTGACCGTCGCACCCGCCTCGATGAACGACTTGAGCAGGTGGATCGACGAGATGCCGATGATCGACATCGCCAGCTTCACCTTTAGCACGTTCGGGTTAACATGCGACAGCCATTCCGGCTTGTCCGGATGGCTCTCCATCCCGATCCGTGAAACGAAGGTCTCATAGCCGCCGATGATCACCATGATCAACAGGTTGGCGATCATCACGACGTCGACGAGGCCGAGGACGATCAGCATGACGTCTTCTTCGGAGAGCTCGCCGAAGTCGCGGATGAGGTGGACCAATTCCTTCCAGAACACCACCACATAGACGGCCTGCGCGGCGATCAGCCCGATGTAGAGCGGGGCCTGCAGCCAGCGGCTGACGAAGATCGACGAGCCGACGAATCGGACAAATGTCTCCTGCGCGGGATGCCGCGGGGAGATCTGGCGAGTAGCTGATTCCATAATGTCGACCAGATTAACCGACGACGGGCCGAGCGGCCCGGGGACGTCATCCGTGCAGTTCAATCCCTATGTTGTTGGCCATCCCGCCGCGCAGTTTCGAGAAGAAGGTGAAGCCGCGGCCGAGGAGTCCGTACCGGCGGTTGATCGCCGCATAGACATCACCGGTCTGGGCCGGGTCGAGGAGGCGTGCGGTGGCCGGGACCGCGTCGCCCTTGACGTTGCCCCGGACGTCGCACGGCGCGATCGTCACGCCCGGGGTGTTGCGGATCCGCTTGACCTTCCACGCCGACGACTGCGAGATCACCCACAGCGTCCCGTCGCCGGCCGGCGAGGGGGCCGCCCACACCGGGGTCGGCTTGGGTCGGCCGTCCTTGGTGAAGGTGGTCAGACTGATGTAGTCCGAACGGGCGACATCGGCGAACGCGTTCATGCTCCGTTTATACCGGAACCGGCCGTCAACCGGCCGTCACCGATTCGAAACACCAGTAACGGCATGACACAATCGAAACGATAGAACCAAGGGCGCACCACAACCCGGAGCGGGATGTTCTGTGCCCTTCCGGCATGCGCAACACACCGCCAGTGGACGCGCCTGTAGGAGAATGAGACGTTGGGTTCAGCGCGCGATCGGCGGGAGGGAGCGAGGAAGTCAAGTTGGGTCGGGAGAACAGCGCGGCGAACCGCTTCGGCGGTGCCGCCGGGAGTCGCGCCGTGCCGCAGCCTGACGCGCTCTTGCCGCTGACCGCCCCCCAGCGCGGAATCTGGTTCGCCGAGGACCTGACCTCGGACTATTCGGTCAACATCGCGCACTTCGTCGATATCCACCACGGCCCCGGAGACCTCGACATCGATCTGCTCCTCGAATGCTCGCAGGACGTGATCGACCTGATGGGCGCGTTCAAGGTCCGCTTCACCCTGGTCGACGGCGTGCCGATGCAGTACGCAGATCCCGACTATCCGCCGGTGACGGTCGTCCACGACTTCCGCGACCGCGACGACGCCGATGCCGCCGCGCGCGCGTGGATGGAAGCCGACTACCGGCGGCCGGTAGACATCCTGGCCGATCCGCTGCTGATCGTCGCCTGCCTGCGGATCTCCGACGAGCGCACCATCTGGTACCAGCGCGGGCACCACATCCTCTGCGACGGCCTCGCCGCCAACACGTCGATGCGGCGCGCTCTGGCCCGCTATGCGGCATTGCGTGCCGGCGACGAGGTCGACGACACGGCCGGGGCGACGCTCGACGAGGTCGTCGCCTACGACGCGGACTACGTCGGCAGCGAGCTGTACGAGTTGGACCGGGACCACTGGTCGACCCGTATCACCGACATGCCCGAGGCGGCGAGCCTGTCCCGCGTCTCGGGCGGCGGCAGCGCCTCGGCGGCGACCCTGCATGCGCGGCGGCCGCTGGGGCCGGGGCTGCAGCGGCGGCTCGACAAGCTGTCCGAGGAATTGGGCACGCTGCCGCCGGCCTTGCTGACCGCGGCGGTTGCGGCCTTCGTGGCGCGCATGACCGGCTCGGACGACATCGTGCTCAGCCTGCCCGTGCACGCCCGGACGACGACGGCGATCCGGCGCACCGCCGGGATGTTGTCGAACATCGTGCCGGTCCGCATCCGACGGATCGACAGTCTGACGGTGCGCGACCTGGCCGGCCAGGCCAAAGACGAACTCCTCGGGGCGCTGGCCCATCAGCGGTACCGCTCCGAGGACATCCGCCGTGAGGCCGGGTTGGACCCGCGCAAGCTCTATTTCGGCCCGCTGATCAACATGATGTTCTTCCGCGAGCTGGTGATCGAGGGTGCGCAACTCGACTACGAGGTGCTGACCACCGGCATCATCGAGGATCTCGCGGTGAACCTGTACCAGTCGGTGCCCGGTGCGCCGGTGTCGCTGGACATCCTCGCCAACGCGAGCCTGTACACCCGCGAGGAGGTCGACGAGCACATCGACCGCCTGCTGGTCTTCACCGAGCGACTCCTGGCCGATCTGGACCAGCGCGTGAGCGACGTCGATCTGCTGAACGCCGGCGAGGAGTCGCAGCTCGGCGCACTCGAGCGCGGACCCGAACTGACCGTGCCGGTCGCCGACCACGTGCTCGCGCCGTTCACCGCCGCGGCGCAGGAGCACCCCGACGCGGTGGCGCTCGTCGACGACGAGCACTCCTGGACCTACCGCGACGTCGACCGGTTGCGCCGGGTCCTGGCCCGCCGCCTCGTCGACGACGGGGTCGCGCCGGGTCATCGCGTCGCGATCGCACTGCCGCGCTCGGTCGACCAGGTCCTCGCCATCTATGCGGTGTGGACCGTCGGTGCGGCGTACGT from Gordonia crocea includes:
- the rplC gene encoding 50S ribosomal protein L3; amino-acid sequence: MSNQSSTKGLLGTKLGMTQVFDENNRVVPVTVVQAGPNVITQIRTAERDGYTAVQLAYGAIDPRKVNKPVTGQFAKAGVTPRRHVAEIRVADTSEFEVGQELTAELFAEGALVDVTGTSKGKGFAGVMKRHGFAGLGASHGAHRVHRAPGSIGGCATPGRVFKGMRMAGRMGNDKVTTQNLTVHKVDTEAGLLLIKGAIPGRKGGIVVVRDAVKGGATK
- the rplD gene encoding 50S ribosomal protein L4; translated protein: MSTETKTNLKLDVKTTDGKTDGTVELPAEIFDAPANIALLHQVVVAQQAAARQGTHATKTRGEVRGGGAKPYRQKGTGRARQGSTRAPQFTGGGTVHGPQPRDYSQRTPKKMKAAALRGALSDRARNDRIHVVTELVAGQTPSTKSARKFLELLSDRRNFLVVLSREDEAAWRSVANLGNVNPIAPDQLNTYDVLYSDDVVFTVETLNAFIEGNQSKKEEA
- the rplW gene encoding 50S ribosomal protein L23 → MATHADPRDIILAPVISEKAYGLIEDNVYTFIVAPSSNKTEIKIAVEKIFDVKVASVNTANRQGKRKRSRGGFGQRRSTKRAIVTLAEGSKPIEIFGNPGA
- the rplB gene encoding 50S ribosomal protein L2, giving the protein MAIRKYKPTTPGRRGASGSDFSEITRDHPEKSLVRPLHGRGGRNAHGRITTRHKGGGHKRAYRVIDFRRNDKDGINAKVAHIEYDPNRTARIALLHFFDGEKRYIIAPKGLSQGDIVETGPNADIKPGNNLPLRNIPTGTVIHAVELRPGGGAKMARSAGASIQLLGKEGTYATLRMPSGEIRRVDVRCRASVGEVGNAEQSNINWGKAGRMRWKGKRPTVRGVVMNPVDHPHGGGEGKTSGGRHPVSPWGKPEGRTRKNKPSDKLIVRRRRTGKNKR
- the rpsS gene encoding 30S ribosomal protein S19, which encodes MPRSLKKGPFVDDHLLAKVDAQNEKGTKQVIKTWSRRSTIIPDFIGHTFAVHDGRKHVPVFVSDNMVGHKLGEFAPTRTFKGHIKDDRKAKRR
- the rplV gene encoding 50S ribosomal protein L22, coding for MSTKTDNPQARATARFVRTTPMKARRVLALVRGKKVDEALDILRFAPQAASEPVYKVLQSAIANAENNLDLDRRTLVVAEAFADEGPTMKRFQPRAQGRAFRIRKRTSHITVIVESVADASAERGRGRSRQAKKGAQ
- the rpsC gene encoding 30S ribosomal protein S3, with protein sequence MGQKINPHGFRLGITTDWSSRWYADKQYADYVKEDVAIRKLLSQGLERAGIAKVEIERTRDRVRVDIHTARPGIVIGRRGAEADRIRGDLEKLTGKQVQLNILEVKNAESSAQLVAQGIAEQLSNRVAFRRAMRKAIQSAMRQPNVKGIRVQCSGRLGGAEMSRSEFYREGRVPLHTLRADIDYGLYEAKTTFGRIGVKVWIYKGDVVGGRREQAAVAAPAGDDRRSRRPSRPRRSGASGTTATSTEAGRAADAAADTGAVAVEAAPATEPASAQENQES
- the rplP gene encoding 50S ribosomal protein L16; the encoded protein is MLIPRRVKHRKQHHPSLKGRASGGTKVTFGDYGIQALEGAYITNRQIESARIAINRHIKRGGKVWINIFPDRPLTKKPAETRMGSGKGSPEWWVAPVKPGRVLFEMTYPNEEIAREALRRAQHKLPIKTRIVTREERF
- the rpmC gene encoding 50S ribosomal protein L29, which encodes MALGVAATELRELGDDELIARLKESKEELFNLRFQTATGSLDNNRRLRVVRREIARIYTVMRERELGLAGGPEADA
- the rpsQ gene encoding 30S ribosomal protein S17; translation: MSEDKNVSTTEETRGRRKERIGYVVSDKMQKTIVVELEDRKSHPLYGKIIRTTSKVKAHDENGDAGIGDRVLLMETRPTSATKRWRLVEVLEKAK
- a CDS encoding hydroxymethylglutaryl-CoA lyase; this encodes MTHVTIRDVAMRDGLQIEVPIPLDAKLALLEAIVATGVTEVEATAFVSPTKVPALADAPDLAAELARYPGVAFSALVASPNGAKRAVAAGIDSIEYVVAASDGFSRANVGRGTAEAVGLIPEIVSIAADGGATVEIAVATVWDCPFDGPTPVDRVRSVVDAAVAAGVDRIMVADTIGTAVPARVTTVLDRIRPLIGDLPLSCHFHNTRGAGLASAYAAVEAGVTRLDSSAGGLGGCPFAPGATGNIATEDLVYLLRDSGIDVDVDVDRAIEAARVARRVVGHELPSALLAAGDRTR
- a CDS encoding CaiB/BaiF CoA transferase family protein produces the protein MTGALDGIRVLEIGTLISGPFAGRLLGDMGAEVIKIEPPGHPDPIRGWGQVDVDGHRLLWTVHARNKSAVTLDLRRPEGREVFLDLVGRSDIIVENFRPGTLEKWGLGYEVLSAANPGIILVRVSGYGQTGPDAGKAGYASVAEAASGLRHMNGFPGGPPPRLAISLGDSLAGMFAAQGALAALYRRTVTGRGQVVDAALIEACLAVQESTIPDYDVGGVVRGPSGTRLDGLAPSNIYQASDGTWLVIAANQDTVFARLCAAMGRPELAHDPDYADHNARGAHQDELDAIIGAWAAQLSPGEITDRLTEAGVVCGPINTVAQVVRDPQLLARDMIVDHYDERIGRAVKGPGIVPKLSETPGSIRRAGPARPGQDNAQVFGELLGYPDEKIAELRDRGIL
- a CDS encoding TIGR00645 family protein, coding for MESATRQISPRHPAQETFVRFVGSSIFVSRWLQAPLYIGLIAAQAVYVVVFWKELVHLIRDFGELSEEDVMLIVLGLVDVVMIANLLIMVIIGGYETFVSRIGMESHPDKPEWLSHVNPNVLKVKLAMSIIGISSIHLLKSFIEAGATVNQPNGADKLMWQTLIHMAFIASAIGLAYVDWISAKAAALNHQSTGTGDQL
- a CDS encoding PPOX class F420-dependent oxidoreductase; amino-acid sequence: MNAFADVARSDYISLTTFTKDGRPKPTPVWAAPSPAGDGTLWVISQSSAWKVKRIRNTPGVTIAPCDVRGNVKGDAVPATARLLDPAQTGDVYAAINRRYGLLGRGFTFFSKLRGGMANNIGIELHG